In Candidatus Krumholzibacteriia bacterium, a genomic segment contains:
- a CDS encoding NCS1 family nucleobase:cation symporter-1 — MNYDARLYNKDLAPVPPENRTWGMGNIAALWVGMVVCVPTYMLSAGLVSEGMNWWQAILTVFLGNLIVLLPMMLIGHAGTKHGVPFPVLLRSSFGSLGANVPAILRGLVACGWFGIQTWIGGAAIYTLLNVLSGQAFTGEPLPVLGINAVQLLCFLGFWCMHVFFIAKGTESIRWLETLAAPFLIAMGLALLFWAYSKAGGFGEMLSAPSKFVAGGAREGEFWKVFFPSLTAMVGFWATLALNIPDFTRYCKSQRDQLLGQALGLPPTMALFAFIGVAVTSATVVIYGEAIWDPVQLMGKMGTGFTVALALFVLAVATLTTNLAANVVAPANGFSNINPDRISFRMGGFITAGLGIAIFPWKLLESTGGYIFTWLIGYSALLGPIAGILIVDYFLIRKTELHVEDLFLIEGRYSYRRGWNPIALVALILGVLPNVPGFLHTAGLVSRVPAIFDSIYTYAWFVGLLIAGLLYFTLSRSAIAADLRK; from the coding sequence ATGAACTACGACGCGCGTCTTTACAATAAAGACCTGGCTCCCGTTCCCCCGGAGAACAGAACCTGGGGCATGGGGAACATCGCCGCCCTCTGGGTCGGTATGGTCGTCTGCGTTCCGACCTACATGCTCTCGGCCGGCCTGGTCAGCGAAGGAATGAACTGGTGGCAGGCCATCCTCACGGTCTTCCTCGGCAACCTGATCGTGCTTCTTCCCATGATGCTCATCGGCCATGCGGGCACAAAGCACGGAGTGCCCTTCCCGGTTCTCCTGCGCTCTTCCTTTGGAAGCCTCGGAGCCAATGTGCCCGCCATCCTTCGGGGACTGGTGGCCTGCGGCTGGTTTGGCATCCAGACCTGGATTGGCGGCGCGGCGATTTACACCCTGCTCAATGTTCTCAGCGGACAGGCCTTTACGGGCGAACCCCTGCCGGTTCTCGGAATCAACGCCGTCCAGTTGCTCTGCTTTCTCGGCTTCTGGTGCATGCATGTTTTCTTTATCGCCAAGGGAACCGAATCCATCCGCTGGCTGGAGACCCTGGCAGCCCCCTTCCTGATTGCCATGGGCCTTGCACTGCTCTTCTGGGCCTATAGCAAGGCAGGCGGGTTCGGAGAGATGCTCTCGGCTCCTTCGAAGTTCGTGGCAGGAGGCGCAAGAGAGGGTGAGTTCTGGAAGGTCTTTTTCCCAAGCCTCACGGCCATGGTGGGCTTCTGGGCGACTCTTGCCCTGAACATCCCCGACTTCACCCGCTACTGCAAGAGCCAGCGCGACCAGCTTCTCGGGCAGGCACTCGGACTGCCTCCGACCATGGCCCTCTTTGCCTTTATCGGAGTGGCGGTGACCTCGGCCACCGTCGTCATCTACGGAGAGGCTATCTGGGATCCGGTTCAGCTCATGGGGAAAATGGGTACGGGATTTACCGTCGCCCTCGCCCTCTTTGTTCTTGCCGTCGCCACGCTCACGACAAATCTGGCGGCCAATGTGGTGGCTCCCGCCAATGGCTTCAGCAATATCAATCCTGACCGGATCAGTTTCCGCATGGGCGGCTTCATCACGGCGGGACTCGGTATTGCGATCTTTCCCTGGAAACTCCTCGAGAGTACGGGCGGCTACATCTTCACCTGGCTGATCGGCTACTCAGCCCTGCTTGGCCCCATCGCAGGGATCCTGATTGTGGACTACTTCCTGATCCGCAAAACCGAACTGCATGTGGAGGATCTCTTTCTCATTGAAGGACGCTATTCCTATCGGCGCGGATGGAACCCGATCGCTCTTGTAGCCCTGATCCTCGGCGTTCTGCCCAATGTGCCCGGCTTTCTGCATACGGCCGGCCTTGTTTCCCGCGTTCCTGCCATCTTTGACAGCATCTACACCTATGCCTGGTTTGTGGGCCTTTTGATTGCGGGCCTGCTCTATTTCACACTGAGCCGCTCTGCCATAGCGGCGGATTTGAGGAAGTAA
- a CDS encoding aspartate aminotransferase family protein, producing MSQPTLPDCKHQARPYDGPDYGEVLNTRREHLNPAIFTLYKEPLMIVEGHMQYLFDEKGRRYLDLFAGIVTVSCGHCHPRVTDAMSEQLQRIQHTTTIYLNPLIGEYAKRLASKLPGDLDVLYFVNSGSEANDLALMMSRLYTGHHDVLAVRNAYHGASPTAMGLTSHHTWKYPVPHSQGIHHVPCPDPSRSRYQGSPEEIASSSAEEIRDIIRFSTPGKVAAFIAEPIQGVGGATYGSRNYLGEAYGIVREHGGLCIADEVQTGFGRTGDHFWGFENFDVQPDIVTMAKGIGNGAPLAAVATRREIAEVLTQRIHFNTYGGNPISMAAGLAVLDVIEEEGLQENSKVLGARFHEGLLKLKDKHSLIYDVRGMGLMIGVELRDKEDQPATAACAEVLEQSRERGLLVGKGGLFGNVLRIKPPMCISADDVDFALEVLDIAIEYAAKA from the coding sequence ATGTCTCAGCCGACACTGCCCGATTGCAAGCATCAAGCCCGGCCCTACGATGGTCCCGATTACGGAGAGGTTCTCAATACAAGACGGGAACACCTGAACCCCGCGATTTTCACGCTCTACAAGGAGCCGCTCATGATCGTGGAAGGGCATATGCAGTATCTCTTCGATGAGAAGGGGCGACGCTATCTGGATCTCTTTGCCGGCATCGTGACCGTCTCCTGCGGGCACTGCCATCCAAGGGTCACGGACGCCATGAGCGAGCAACTACAGCGCATCCAGCACACGACGACGATCTACCTGAATCCCCTGATCGGCGAGTATGCAAAGCGCCTGGCTTCGAAACTCCCCGGCGATCTGGATGTCTTGTATTTTGTGAACAGCGGAAGCGAGGCCAATGACCTGGCACTGATGATGTCGAGGCTCTACACCGGACACCACGATGTCCTTGCCGTCCGCAATGCCTACCATGGCGCGAGCCCGACGGCCATGGGCCTGACCAGTCATCACACCTGGAAGTACCCGGTCCCCCACTCGCAGGGCATCCACCATGTTCCCTGCCCCGATCCTTCGCGTAGCCGCTATCAGGGAAGCCCCGAGGAAATCGCAAGCTCTTCGGCCGAGGAAATCCGGGACATCATCCGCTTCAGCACGCCGGGAAAGGTGGCGGCCTTTATCGCCGAACCGATTCAGGGAGTGGGCGGCGCCACTTATGGAAGCCGGAACTACCTGGGCGAAGCTTACGGGATCGTCCGCGAGCACGGCGGCCTCTGCATTGCCGACGAAGTGCAGACCGGTTTCGGACGCACCGGCGATCATTTCTGGGGATTCGAAAACTTCGATGTGCAGCCCGACATCGTGACCATGGCCAAGGGAATCGGCAACGGCGCCCCCCTGGCTGCCGTGGCCACACGCCGGGAGATCGCGGAAGTCCTCACGCAACGCATTCACTTCAACACCTATGGAGGCAACCCGATCTCCATGGCGGCCGGCTTGGCGGTTCTGGATGTCATCGAGGAGGAGGGGCTGCAGGAAAACTCGAAAGTCCTCGGTGCCCGCTTCCATGAGGGGCTTTTGAAACTGAAGGACAAGCACTCACTGATCTATGATGTTCGAGGCATGGGACTGATGATCGGCGTGGAACTGAGAGACAAAGAGGATCAGCCGGCCACTGCCGCCTGCGCAGAAGTGCTGGAGCAGTCGCGTGAAAGAGGGCTCCTCGTCGGCAAGGGCGGTCTCTTCGGCAATGTGCTCCGGATCAAGCCGCCCATGTGCATCAGCGCAGACGATGTGGACTTCGCGCTCGAGGTTCTCGACATTGCAATCGAATACGCGGCCAAAGCCTGA
- the hydA gene encoding dihydropyrimidinase, producing the protein MGFDKVITGGRIVTPEGIIEGDLAIEGEKIVAIGPGLADMASEIIDAEGHLVLPGAIDVHTHLELPFCGTVSSDDWITGSRAAARGGVTSLIDFAIPFGDQTLSEALDSWHAKARGKSLIDYGFHMVMTNETHVTQMETMFERGVPSFKEFMIYEAQGWQAHDGTLFRTLERLKDMGGMLMVHAESAKVLDELIGRYHTPEAMKQYGARLHTMTRPDFTESEAVQRAVKWSEVTGGSLYIVHMSAGESAEVVRQAQEKGVPVLAETCPQYLALDDEVFSREDGHLFGTCPQIKSKGNDDRLWQGLADGELAVVATDTCSFTREQKAMWEGDFTKIPMGMPGLETMLPILYTLGVQKGRMDIETMTAKLSTNPAKIMGLYPKKGSIEVGSDADIVIIHPEKTHEVIPDEMETNTDWSPFEGWHLAGFARTTLSRGEVIVDKYKVCGEMGRGQWLPRDKAGFVKGLR; encoded by the coding sequence ATGGGTTTCGACAAGGTCATCACGGGCGGGAGGATTGTCACTCCCGAGGGCATCATCGAGGGCGATCTTGCCATTGAAGGCGAGAAGATCGTGGCCATCGGTCCCGGCCTGGCCGACATGGCTTCGGAGATCATCGATGCAGAGGGACACCTCGTCCTGCCCGGAGCCATTGATGTTCACACCCATCTGGAATTGCCTTTCTGTGGAACGGTCTCTTCCGATGACTGGATCACGGGCAGCCGGGCCGCAGCGCGCGGAGGCGTGACCTCCTTGATTGACTTTGCCATTCCCTTCGGCGATCAAACTCTTTCGGAAGCCCTCGATTCCTGGCATGCGAAAGCACGGGGCAAGAGCCTGATCGACTACGGATTTCACATGGTCATGACCAATGAAACTCATGTCACCCAGATGGAGACGATGTTCGAGCGCGGTGTCCCGAGCTTCAAGGAGTTCATGATCTATGAGGCCCAGGGATGGCAGGCTCATGACGGCACGCTCTTCCGGACTCTGGAGCGTTTGAAGGACATGGGTGGAATGCTCATGGTTCATGCAGAAAGTGCGAAGGTTCTCGACGAACTAATCGGACGCTACCACACGCCGGAAGCGATGAAGCAGTACGGGGCGAGGCTTCACACGATGACGCGCCCGGACTTCACGGAATCAGAAGCCGTGCAGAGAGCGGTCAAGTGGAGCGAGGTCACCGGAGGCTCCTTGTACATTGTGCACATGTCGGCCGGCGAAAGCGCGGAGGTCGTTCGACAGGCTCAGGAAAAGGGCGTTCCGGTCTTGGCCGAGACCTGCCCCCAGTATCTGGCTCTTGATGACGAGGTCTTCAGTCGGGAAGACGGCCACCTCTTCGGCACCTGCCCGCAGATAAAGTCAAAGGGCAATGATGACAGACTTTGGCAGGGCTTGGCCGATGGCGAGTTGGCGGTCGTAGCTACGGACACCTGCAGCTTTACCCGCGAGCAGAAGGCGATGTGGGAAGGGGACTTCACAAAGATCCCCATGGGAATGCCGGGACTGGAAACCATGCTCCCGATTCTCTACACTCTGGGCGTCCAGAAGGGACGCATGGACATCGAAACGATGACTGCGAAACTGTCCACGAACCCGGCGAAAATCATGGGCCTCTACCCGAAGAAGGGAAGCATTGAGGTAGGTAGCGATGCGGACATCGTCATCATCCATCCCGAGAAGACCCACGAGGTCATTCCCGATGAGATGGAAACCAATACGGACTGGTCTCCTTTCGAAGGATGGCATCTTGCGGGCTTTGCGAGAACCACTCTTTCGCGCGGAGAAGTGATTGTGGACAAGTACAAGGTATGCGGCGAAATGGGTCGCGGGCAATGGCTGCCCCGCGACAAGGCCGGATTCGTGAAAGGACTGCGATGA